One genomic segment of Nerophis lumbriciformis linkage group LG20, RoL_Nlum_v2.1, whole genome shotgun sequence includes these proteins:
- the LOC133619180 gene encoding uncharacterized protein — protein MLKELVKERLMAAADEIFALFEKTIASYEEELSRTREEKERQPQQPEAVCKTPFVLHNKDVRQPIGPQEEHAPQLQEGMSTLKQEDPQPPHIKEEGQQLWIAQEGEADLTKLQVSGVSLRTEDHEEKPESWQLHRSPSEEDRGAEPSGSCSSQHITEDGGDHCGAPLSDSEDIMSNSLEDENRGGTQQPLSGDTDCEGDIRTPTDNKHSEYCKKKTGRECLTCTLCGKHFSNEWDLTQHMRAHTGEKPLSCPVCSKSFSQRRKMKSHMRNFHTEKMHICSVCGDFFPLPIQLTRHMEKHTEIPFGCSVCDERFLRRADLLSHVAIHQGETSFKCSVCDKSFPTVAQFGAHTKTHSGEKIVCPVCGKTLASAYYLSSHMRSHTREKPFRCSVCARNFGRRYSLNVHMRIHTGEKPFSCSVCGMNFAHRSSLNAHMQTHTGQKPFSCWVCAKSFTRKYCLKVHMRTHT, from the exons atgttgaaagagttggTGAAGGAGCGACTCATGGCGGCGGCTGATGAAATATTCGCGCTGTTTGAAAAAACCATAGCgtcgtacgaggaggaactttctagaacaagagaggagaaggagcgacagcCACAACAACCGGAAGCTGTTTGCAAAACTCCATTTGTGTTACACAATAAAG aTGTCCGGCAGCCGATTGGTCCTCAAGAAGAACACGCGCCTCAGCTACAGGAAGGCATGTCCACCTTGAagcaggaggatccacagcccccccacattaaagaggaaggtcAGCAACTCTGGATCGCTCAGGAGGgagaggctgatctcaccaagttgcaAGTAAGTGGTGTCTCTTTGAGgactgaagaccatgaagagAAACCTGAGTCCTGGCAGCTGCATCGCAGTCCAAGTGAGGAGGACAGAGGGGCGGAGCCTTCAGGCAGCTGCTCATCACAACACATAACAGAAGATGggggagaccactgtggagctCCTTTATCCGATAGTGAGGACATAATGTCAAACTCTCTTGAGGATGAAAACAGGGGCGGCACCCAACAACCTTTGAGCggcgatacagactgtgaaggtgatatcaGGACTCCAACTGACAACAAACATTCTGAATACTGTAAAAAGAAGACAGGTAGAGAATGTTTGACCTGCACACTTTGTGGCAAACACTTTTCCAATGAGTGGgacttgactcaacacatgagagctcacacaggagaaaaaccattaagTTGTCCGGTTTGCAGTAAAAGCTTCTCTCAGAGAAGGAAAATGAAATCACACATGAGAAATTTCCACACAGAAAAAATGCACATTTGCTCAGTTTGCGgtgattttttcccccttccTATTCAATTGACTCGACACATGGAAAAACACACCGAAATACCTTTCGGTTGCTCAGTTTGTGACGAAAGGTTCCTTCGCCGGGCTGACCTGCTGTCACATGTGGCGATACACCAGGGCGAAACCTCTTTTAAATGCTCAGTCTGTGATAAAAGCTTCCCCACGGTGGCCCAGTTCGGCGCGCACACGAAAACTCACTCCGGGGAGAAAATAGTTTGTCCAGTTTGTGGTAAAACGTTGGCAAGCGCGTACTATTTGAGTTCACACATGAGGAGTCACACCAGAGAAAAACCCTTTAGGTGCTCCGTTTGCGCCAGAAACTTTGGGAGGCGATACAGTCTGAACGTGCACATGCGCATCCACACCGGGGAAAAACCTTTTAGTTGTTCGGTTTGCGGGATGAACTTTGCTCATCGGTCCAGTTTGAACGCGCACATGCAGACTCACACCGGacaaaaacctttcagttgttgGGTTTGTGCGAAAAGTTTTACTCGCAAGTACTGTCTGAAAGTACACATGCGCACTCACACCTGA